In Roseiconus lacunae, a genomic segment contains:
- a CDS encoding GTPase domain-containing protein: MESIEMNQQVLPSQPEGESDSFVRRVRRAATTVLGNSETGRQVRALCDEHVSARNLIAQDRAAGSLVLAVVGATGQGKSWLVRQLIRDSPMKDSIRSGNNLDQTTEQLVWVGPQPPADLDARFETYVRVSSDEMEPFGVPYLLVDAPGATDDRKAVVDVARRALSLASAIILVVRRDQIRGQTPGVLAVASEGTIVLPVVNAVADGDDAVGADVDAFVANLRTVAPTSVIARPILCDDFFLSEESEATVGARVSGELVKRLKAELENNPDSDRRRSVKLEALDNRFRAALSGLLAEKLPGLTRAVERLNEEATKLPGQVAQTLVGADGPLAAAVRSRLRLSLLTSIGAIWFPFRTVLGVLNLTSGAWDRLLLSLSGSLPSLVSTIYTSTKMLAGDRNASEEIRTGLQRRSSAAVSDRLGPLARQFRDELELLRTSDSETPSAMPGSTRSNEAQVASLSGIEALQERSHSIFEAAIEQNAIRWATPFALVGTLIFWTLMAGPFVALYKEYIAASFDSLATTGQLHEHVMERFPKPEFAMVLTSLVLSILPTAIFAMFAISAAQSKKRTGAAIEQIRDQHDEAIRSLQREGVLCLRWDEPLLSDAEFLMSAGRM; this comes from the coding sequence ATGGAATCTATCGAAATGAACCAACAGGTCCTCCCCTCGCAACCTGAAGGCGAGAGCGACAGTTTTGTGCGGCGAGTTCGGCGCGCGGCGACCACGGTTTTGGGAAATAGCGAAACGGGTCGACAAGTTCGCGCCCTGTGCGATGAACATGTTTCGGCGAGGAACCTGATTGCCCAGGATCGCGCCGCCGGATCATTGGTGCTGGCAGTTGTCGGGGCGACCGGGCAGGGCAAGAGCTGGTTGGTGCGTCAGTTGATTCGTGACTCACCAATGAAAGACTCGATCCGCAGCGGCAATAACCTCGACCAAACTACCGAACAATTGGTCTGGGTCGGACCACAACCGCCCGCCGATCTGGACGCGCGTTTTGAAACCTACGTTCGGGTATCTTCCGACGAAATGGAACCCTTCGGTGTACCGTATTTACTGGTCGATGCGCCGGGGGCGACGGACGATCGAAAGGCCGTCGTCGACGTTGCGCGACGGGCACTGTCACTCGCATCGGCGATTATCTTGGTCGTCCGCCGCGACCAGATCCGAGGTCAGACACCAGGGGTCTTGGCCGTCGCGAGTGAAGGTACGATCGTGTTGCCGGTGGTCAACGCCGTCGCGGACGGTGACGATGCGGTCGGCGCGGATGTCGACGCGTTTGTCGCCAACTTGCGAACCGTCGCACCGACAAGCGTCATCGCGCGCCCGATTTTGTGCGACGACTTTTTCCTTTCCGAGGAATCCGAAGCAACGGTGGGCGCCCGCGTCTCCGGTGAACTTGTCAAACGCCTCAAAGCAGAACTGGAAAACAACCCCGACAGTGACCGCCGCCGTTCGGTCAAACTCGAAGCCCTCGACAATCGCTTCCGAGCGGCCTTGAGCGGACTGTTGGCCGAAAAGTTACCGGGTCTGACCCGAGCGGTCGAACGGCTAAACGAAGAAGCGACGAAGCTTCCCGGTCAAGTCGCCCAGACACTTGTCGGCGCCGACGGTCCGTTAGCAGCCGCTGTCCGTAGTCGTTTGCGTCTTTCGCTACTAACGTCGATCGGAGCGATTTGGTTTCCGTTTCGCACCGTACTCGGCGTGCTCAACCTGACCAGTGGGGCGTGGGATCGGCTGTTACTGTCGTTGTCGGGGTCACTGCCGTCGCTGGTCAGTACGATTTACACGTCGACCAAGATGCTTGCCGGTGACCGCAACGCAAGCGAAGAGATTCGCACCGGACTGCAACGCCGCAGTTCCGCCGCCGTTAGCGACCGGCTCGGGCCATTGGCAAGGCAGTTCCGTGACGAGCTAGAGCTGTTGCGAACGTCCGATTCAGAAACGCCTTCGGCGATGCCCGGCAGTACCCGATCGAACGAAGCACAGGTCGCGTCACTCTCGGGGATCGAAGCGTTGCAGGAACGCTCGCATTCAATCTTTGAAGCCGCGATCGAACAGAATGCGATCCGCTGGGCGACACCGTTTGCCTTGGTCGGAACGTTGATCTTTTGGACCTTGATGGCGGGCCCGTTCGTCGCGCTTTACAAGGAGTACATCGCGGCCAGCTTTGATTCATTGGCGACGACGGGGCAACTGCACGAACACGTGATGGAACGATTTCCGAAACCGGAGTTTGCGATGGTATTGACCAGTTTGGTGCTGTCCATTCTGCCCACCGCGATTTTCGCCATGTTTGCTATTTCGGCGGCGCAATCGAAGAAACGCACCGGCGCGGCGATTGAACAAATTCGCGATCAGCATGACGAAGCAATCCGCTCGTTGCAACGTGAGGGTGTGCTGTGTCTGCGTTGGGACGAGCCGCTGCTATCGGACGCAGAGTTTTTGATGTCGGCCGGTAGGATGTAA
- a CDS encoding rhomboid family intramembrane serine protease, whose protein sequence is MTISISNAVDFRKIKEHRLVLTSIGIPSQTIQKNGGWHLLVRPDDRDVALRELQDYQAENVGREVVNPVALNAPGAVWGSLLYCFVIGTISTMAASWGYGYRLADVGTSVAGEVAAGQWYQCVTALTLHLDVGHLASNLLFGSFFGFLVARSYGGGLAWLWIVAAGFFGNLANAYFHAATHQSIGASTAVFGALGIMVTDAFVGWNGQERFRKWTPIVGGIMLLSFLGVGGERTDVMAHVFGFIAGTMLGVVAVKIPATLRERLLVQWVAGAAAFAIVFGCWVLAIA, encoded by the coding sequence ATGACGATTTCAATTTCCAACGCCGTCGACTTTCGAAAAATTAAAGAACATCGCTTGGTGTTGACTTCGATCGGGATCCCCAGTCAAACGATCCAAAAAAACGGTGGCTGGCATCTGCTCGTTCGCCCCGATGATCGCGACGTTGCGCTACGGGAGCTGCAAGATTATCAAGCCGAAAATGTCGGTCGTGAAGTGGTCAACCCGGTTGCCCTAAACGCGCCCGGCGCTGTTTGGGGATCGCTTTTGTATTGCTTTGTCATCGGTACGATTAGCACGATGGCGGCTTCGTGGGGGTATGGGTATCGGCTCGCCGATGTTGGCACGTCGGTCGCCGGTGAAGTCGCCGCCGGTCAGTGGTACCAATGCGTGACGGCGCTGACGCTGCATTTGGACGTCGGACACTTAGCTTCGAATTTGCTATTCGGCAGTTTCTTCGGATTCTTGGTTGCACGATCCTATGGTGGCGGTTTGGCGTGGCTTTGGATCGTCGCGGCAGGCTTCTTCGGCAACTTGGCCAACGCTTATTTTCACGCCGCGACGCATCAATCGATCGGGGCATCGACGGCAGTGTTTGGTGCGCTTGGCATCATGGTGACCGACGCGTTCGTCGGCTGGAACGGGCAAGAACGCTTTCGAAAATGGACGCCGATCGTAGGCGGCATCATGCTGCTATCGTTCTTGGGTGTCGGTGGCGAACGGACCGACGTGATGGCTCATGTGTTCGGCTTTATCGCCGGAACCATGCTCGGCGTGGTCGCGGTAAAAATTCCCGCAACGTTGCGTGAGCGTTTGCTAGTTCAATGGGTTGCGGGGGCAGCAGCGTTTGCCATCGTATTCGGATGCTGGGTGCTGGCGATCGCCTGA
- a CDS encoding GYF domain-containing protein, with protein sequence MSVWFLQRFEGNVQSEVGPLQPKELLELVRKGDIKPETMLRKNDSAWFPAKEVGGLFEAAYRPVIVFYCPGCGKKIPKPPVSCRHCLRDVGANEAREVKTAVTSVAPTKPQPTPSAAADEGQRSVQNWLKKKVARKQK encoded by the coding sequence GTGTCAGTTTGGTTTCTGCAGCGATTTGAAGGCAACGTTCAATCAGAAGTCGGCCCCTTGCAGCCGAAGGAACTGCTTGAGCTTGTCCGAAAGGGGGACATCAAGCCCGAGACGATGCTCCGCAAGAATGACTCGGCGTGGTTCCCGGCCAAAGAAGTGGGCGGTTTATTTGAAGCGGCGTATCGACCGGTGATCGTCTTTTACTGTCCCGGGTGCGGAAAGAAGATCCCCAAGCCACCGGTCAGCTGCCGACATTGCTTGCGTGATGTTGGTGCGAACGAGGCGCGCGAAGTGAAAACGGCAGTGACCTCGGTCGCACCCACGAAGCCCCAGCCGACCCCATCGGCGGCCGCCGATGAAGGCCAGCGGAGTGTTCAAAACTGGCTCAAGAAAAAGGTCGCCCGCAAACAAAAATAG
- a CDS encoding HEAT repeat domain-containing protein, whose protein sequence is MKFLSFTIHRSRCCHSACGLLRRGHFLGGARRLQLILIVAGMQVGGTPRTSVFADTVELRGGATVDGVILGDGDDEQRPVVIEVDNDLKVAVPRSRVRKTMQGQDEDLLWYRTERAKLPADAEAHYQFARACKSRRLNAQCDYHFRRAIEIDPNHTRARSALRYVKDGQTWVRFEDEQRKRGLILTSKGWQVPEVYVQEEARDEARGQIKRWETELTKLRTAVRRNNKRSAEALETIKTISDPLAANAFAEALKDSRKSSDPPAMRRIYLDRLASFKTSTSVAALVECGMFEPDSVIRDEALHHLQDYGAQSAVASYLQVVRNSKSKPADVTAALRGLTYFPDPELWEDYVNALNTQYKTVTAPGPGMQVGRSSTGGMGMNMGGKPQEKTVNQQNADALALLKQIAPDADFRYDEMSWRKYFADRLMGTVKDLRRDP, encoded by the coding sequence ATGAAGTTCCTCTCTTTCACCATCCACCGGTCCCGGTGTTGCCATAGCGCCTGTGGGTTGCTTCGCCGCGGCCACTTTTTGGGGGGGGCTCGCCGACTTCAATTGATTTTGATTGTTGCGGGAATGCAGGTCGGAGGTACGCCGAGAACGAGCGTCTTCGCCGACACGGTGGAGCTGCGCGGTGGTGCGACCGTCGACGGCGTCATCCTGGGGGACGGTGATGACGAGCAGCGACCGGTAGTGATCGAAGTTGATAACGATCTAAAGGTCGCGGTGCCACGCAGCCGCGTTCGCAAGACAATGCAGGGGCAAGACGAAGATTTGCTATGGTATCGCACCGAACGCGCCAAGTTGCCGGCCGATGCCGAGGCCCATTACCAATTTGCTCGGGCATGCAAGTCGCGACGCCTGAATGCGCAGTGCGACTATCATTTTCGCCGCGCGATTGAGATTGACCCCAATCACACGCGAGCCCGATCGGCGCTTCGCTATGTCAAGGACGGCCAAACCTGGGTCCGCTTTGAAGACGAGCAGCGGAAACGTGGTCTGATTTTGACATCGAAGGGGTGGCAGGTCCCCGAGGTCTACGTCCAAGAAGAAGCACGCGATGAGGCGCGAGGCCAAATCAAGCGTTGGGAGACGGAGCTTACAAAGCTGCGGACTGCGGTTCGACGCAACAACAAACGTTCGGCCGAGGCTCTTGAGACGATCAAGACGATCAGTGATCCACTCGCAGCGAACGCGTTTGCGGAAGCCTTGAAGGATTCTCGCAAGTCGTCTGATCCGCCGGCGATGCGACGAATTTATTTGGACCGGCTCGCCTCATTCAAGACGTCAACCTCGGTTGCCGCATTGGTCGAGTGCGGGATGTTTGAACCAGATAGCGTAATCCGAGACGAAGCGCTTCATCACTTACAAGACTACGGCGCCCAGTCGGCCGTGGCGAGTTATTTGCAAGTCGTTCGCAATTCGAAGTCTAAGCCAGCCGATGTGACCGCGGCACTGCGTGGGCTGACGTATTTCCCCGATCCGGAACTTTGGGAGGATTACGTCAATGCACTCAACACCCAATACAAAACCGTCACCGCTCCTGGGCCCGGGATGCAGGTCGGGCGTAGTAGCACCGGCGGGATGGGGATGAACATGGGCGGCAAGCCGCAAGAAAAAACGGTGAATCAACAGAACGCCGATGCCCTGGCCTTGCTCAAGCAAATCGCGCCGGACGCAGATTTCCGCTATGACGAAATGAGCTGGCGTAAGTATTTCGCCGATCGCTTGATGGGGACGGTCAAGGATCTCCGCCGTGACCCTTAG
- a CDS encoding MotA/TolQ/ExbB proton channel family protein — protein sequence MNLGNALADAVQSSWTVMAWQDDGSQVERAGIMDVILSGGITGALILIVLLALSFFAAYLVFDQVMTLRRGEVLPEGLGESVRQALLTSRLAEADAACRREPSVLSVVLLSGLAEIEFGWLQVEKAVEDALAEQSSRMMRRIEYLSVIGNIAPMVGLLGTVTGMIFAFQQVATTRGAAGAGDLAEGIYQALVTTVGGLIVAIPSLAAYAIARNRVDSLIADVAFQTQHALAPIKRRPSKQVAPPKPLKPS from the coding sequence ATGAACCTTGGTAATGCACTCGCCGACGCTGTCCAATCATCCTGGACCGTCATGGCTTGGCAAGACGACGGCAGCCAAGTCGAACGGGCCGGGATCATGGATGTCATTCTGAGCGGCGGGATCACCGGCGCACTGATCCTTATCGTGCTTTTGGCGCTTAGCTTCTTTGCCGCTTACTTGGTGTTCGATCAAGTGATGACGCTGCGCCGTGGTGAAGTCCTACCGGAGGGCTTGGGTGAATCGGTCCGGCAAGCCTTACTGACGTCACGGCTGGCGGAAGCCGACGCGGCCTGTCGTCGTGAACCGAGTGTACTGAGCGTCGTCCTACTCAGCGGCCTAGCGGAAATCGAGTTCGGTTGGCTGCAAGTGGAAAAGGCAGTCGAGGATGCCCTCGCCGAACAATCCTCGCGGATGATGCGGCGGATCGAATACCTTTCGGTGATTGGAAACATCGCCCCAATGGTCGGACTGCTGGGAACCGTCACAGGGATGATCTTTGCGTTTCAACAGGTCGCGACCACACGCGGTGCGGCCGGCGCGGGCGACTTAGCCGAAGGCATTTATCAAGCGTTGGTGACGACCGTCGGTGGGTTAATCGTCGCGATCCCATCGCTCGCGGCATACGCAATCGCACGAAACCGAGTCGACAGCCTGATCGCCGATGTCGCCTTTCAAACGCAACACGCCTTGGCGCCGATCAAACGTCGTCCCTCTAAGCAGGTCGCGCCCCCCAAACCGCTGAAGCCTTCCTGA
- a CDS encoding phosphoadenylyl-sulfate reductase encodes MLPVAQPGDDDAPRNDLSIDQGPQGALAADPPLHPTEDFLAELADHSARLESATPKEILAWAVERFAPRFSMATAFGPEGMTIIHMLSEVAPETPIFNLETGYQFKETLELRERVKDRYGIEVEFKYPVTTVEEYEAANNGPVYKTDPNRCCFARKLTVLHQAAKGLHAWASAIRRDQSPDRAKAPIVGWDKKFQLVKVSPLANWTKADVWKLILDNDIPYNPLHDQGYPSVGCWPCTRAVQLGEDERAGRWSGFQKTECGLHN; translated from the coding sequence ATGTTGCCGGTCGCACAACCTGGCGATGACGATGCACCGCGAAACGATCTGTCGATCGACCAAGGGCCCCAGGGCGCCTTGGCTGCCGATCCACCGTTGCATCCGACCGAAGATTTTCTAGCCGAGCTTGCTGATCACAGCGCGCGTTTGGAATCGGCCACGCCAAAGGAGATTTTGGCATGGGCGGTCGAGCGATTCGCGCCACGTTTTTCGATGGCGACCGCGTTCGGTCCCGAAGGGATGACGATCATTCACATGCTGAGCGAAGTGGCCCCCGAGACACCGATCTTCAATCTGGAAACCGGTTACCAATTCAAGGAAACCTTGGAACTACGCGAGCGAGTCAAGGATCGCTACGGAATTGAAGTGGAATTCAAATACCCGGTCACGACGGTGGAAGAGTACGAAGCAGCCAATAACGGTCCGGTCTATAAAACGGATCCGAATCGTTGCTGCTTTGCGCGGAAATTAACAGTCCTGCATCAGGCCGCCAAAGGCCTGCACGCGTGGGCAAGTGCGATTCGTCGTGACCAAAGTCCTGATCGTGCGAAAGCCCCGATCGTGGGCTGGGACAAAAAATTTCAGCTGGTCAAAGTCAGTCCTTTGGCCAATTGGACCAAAGCCGATGTATGGAAGCTGATCCTCGACAACGACATCCCGTACAACCCGCTCCACGACCAAGGATACCCCAGCGTCGGCTGCTGGCCTTGCACACGGGCGGTTCAGCTTGGCGAAGACGAACGGGCGGGACGTTGGAGTGGTTTCCAGAAAACTGAGTGCGGGCTCCACAACTAG
- a CDS encoding RrF2 family transcriptional regulator: MLVSARVHYASIALSELARRKTQSAPVAVREITAKHDIPGPFLVQILQTLRSAGWVQSIRGSQGGYRLLADPSELTLLDIAEAIGCADGAAPKEAAGTEKTLLDRELQSSWDRAGDAWRKVLSGITLAEIVERASAEDGTMFYI; the protein is encoded by the coding sequence ATGTTGGTTTCAGCACGGGTTCACTACGCTTCGATAGCTCTTTCCGAATTGGCTCGCCGCAAGACTCAGTCGGCTCCGGTCGCGGTCCGCGAAATCACCGCAAAGCATGACATTCCAGGACCTTTTTTAGTTCAGATTCTGCAGACGCTTCGCAGCGCCGGTTGGGTACAAAGTATTCGCGGCAGTCAGGGCGGATACCGTTTGCTCGCCGACCCCAGTGAATTGACCCTTCTGGATATCGCCGAAGCGATCGGATGCGCCGACGGTGCGGCCCCGAAGGAGGCTGCGGGTACCGAGAAGACGCTGCTGGATCGAGAGCTGCAATCGTCTTGGGACCGCGCCGGCGATGCTTGGCGAAAGGTCCTGAGCGGAATCACGCTTGCCGAAATCGTCGAACGAGCCTCCGCTGAAGACGGCACGATGTTCTACATCTGA
- the nrdR gene encoding transcriptional regulator NrdR, which translates to MRCPFCHSDDDRVIDTRSAEGGYMIRRRRVCSNCSRRFQTVEKIEQQALRVVKRDNTREPLDREKIRRGIERACSKRPVTSDRIEQLVQSIESNIYNDYETEIPAKEVGEIVMGHLAKLDEVAYIRFASVYQEFHTAKDFIHEVARLTQGPIPSRS; encoded by the coding sequence ATGCGATGCCCCTTTTGCCACTCTGATGATGACCGAGTGATCGATACACGGTCTGCGGAGGGAGGTTACATGATTCGCCGCAGACGCGTTTGCAGCAACTGTAGCCGGCGTTTCCAAACCGTCGAAAAAATCGAGCAACAAGCGTTACGGGTGGTCAAACGAGACAACACCCGCGAACCGCTCGATCGTGAAAAAATTCGTCGTGGGATCGAACGAGCTTGCTCGAAGCGTCCCGTGACCAGTGATCGTATCGAACAATTGGTTCAGTCGATCGAGTCAAATATCTACAACGACTATGAAACGGAAATCCCGGCCAAGGAAGTGGGGGAAATCGTGATGGGACACCTCGCCAAGTTAGACGAGGTGGCCTACATCCGATTCGCGAGCGTCTATCAGGAGTTTCATACCGCGAAAGATTTTATCCACGAAGTGGCGCGGTTGACCCAAGGACCCATCCCGTCCCGCTCGTAA
- a CDS encoding pilus assembly protein N-terminal domain-containing protein, with amino-acid sequence MADSKPFDPKTPDQERSMRASSVNHTAKKIGSSNRLAKRTMLLSLVLASSSLSSSEAQQPSPAQGQTHAAGLIQHSDFARSYGNRVVSRVRQNTARGGQVRSNPFFVPSQTRQVTGDVQLASQNEANVRGNAETDGRAGMVATSRQAGIVGRTASHNAGSENRSTEYPVAGTHPRRNESAGNAFAQQSTRRQTSRLQTVAAPFLQPLETHTSAAYTNNQIRPVAETRDADAVAESAQPIVFSFTDDAKEIASPDSLEVTTAAADAIEEPSLDAIDEAIETISTNAALQGDTKTGVVDDAEVVDESVGELPEGFVIQEAPLIDFTKSLPKAVAPVAESSDGISLSLSDETEDRLEPETPDDSFADPTGSGESMEVGSLAVDALEVDAFEVDALEVDALEVDALGETSTDLADIGSPVMLAPVVDLARQVPLPEELHSVDDTIRVNPNVPASEVKPPSSVGAIQVNRAKNTVPLVSQEDGRAPVTVAMPPIEIEETLEASAEQHTPLLAAVPEPRMLPGLGAESAASEPVELAVPINLNGPVGETARDDFAALPELPPPTASAPEKSSPAIVPNQSDSVARTPTSTSPLTVNPRRPATSTPNDAVIPMPVFADRPPSITELTEPDQTPLIGSPVEVDPARNYESPPAKAISAKQKTPEPDFASPAESGNVNLASMHRRGDNRGMGFPRPTPTLQAESTTDAESLPQLPKSPAASQSNRQTVVRPEATDSFEPNSFETAGNQIVLRLRRGQVRSMTIGGTLRGVNIADKETCQAFAAGANEFKLIGTGLGTTELTVWADVRSGKPTQKQTFRIVVSESLDATGDQVTERTDLLNDSIQQAFPTASVLVTQRQGQLFVEGECPSESVATQIIRLVRKSCLIPVQDKLVVR; translated from the coding sequence ATGGCAGATTCCAAGCCATTTGACCCTAAAACACCGGACCAGGAACGCAGTATGCGTGCATCGAGCGTCAATCACACGGCAAAAAAAATCGGCTCTTCCAACCGGCTCGCCAAGCGAACCATGCTTTTGTCGTTGGTTCTGGCGTCATCAAGCCTGTCGTCCAGCGAAGCGCAGCAACCGAGTCCAGCTCAGGGGCAAACGCATGCGGCTGGCCTGATTCAACATTCGGATTTTGCCAGATCCTACGGCAACCGTGTGGTGTCGAGGGTTCGGCAAAATACGGCTCGCGGTGGCCAGGTTCGCTCGAACCCGTTCTTCGTGCCCAGCCAGACTCGTCAGGTCACCGGTGACGTTCAATTAGCGAGTCAAAACGAAGCTAATGTCCGCGGAAATGCGGAGACGGACGGTCGAGCAGGTATGGTCGCCACTTCGCGACAAGCTGGCATCGTTGGGCGGACAGCGTCGCACAACGCGGGTAGCGAAAATCGATCCACCGAGTACCCCGTTGCCGGCACTCACCCGCGTCGCAACGAATCAGCAGGAAACGCTTTCGCGCAGCAATCGACGCGCCGACAAACGTCGCGTTTGCAGACCGTCGCGGCTCCGTTTTTGCAACCGCTCGAAACACACACATCGGCGGCTTACACCAACAATCAGATTCGACCTGTCGCCGAAACGCGTGACGCAGACGCTGTCGCCGAATCGGCACAGCCGATCGTGTTTTCGTTTACCGACGATGCCAAAGAGATCGCTTCACCCGATTCACTTGAGGTTACAACCGCCGCCGCCGATGCGATCGAAGAACCGTCGCTCGATGCCATCGATGAAGCAATTGAAACGATCTCGACCAACGCCGCATTGCAAGGCGACACAAAAACGGGTGTGGTGGACGACGCCGAGGTAGTCGACGAAAGCGTCGGCGAATTGCCCGAGGGCTTTGTGATCCAAGAAGCCCCATTGATCGACTTCACAAAGTCACTGCCCAAGGCTGTTGCCCCGGTCGCGGAATCATCCGACGGAATCTCGCTTTCACTAAGTGACGAAACGGAGGATCGTCTTGAGCCGGAAACGCCGGACGATTCATTCGCCGATCCCACTGGTTCTGGCGAGTCAATGGAAGTCGGATCATTAGCCGTCGACGCATTGGAAGTGGATGCGTTTGAAGTTGACGCGCTCGAAGTCGACGCACTCGAAGTTGACGCGCTGGGGGAAACTTCTACGGATCTGGCGGATATCGGATCCCCGGTGATGTTAGCACCTGTGGTCGATTTGGCTCGCCAAGTGCCCTTACCGGAAGAACTCCATTCGGTTGACGACACGATCCGTGTGAATCCGAATGTCCCTGCATCGGAAGTTAAGCCCCCTTCATCGGTCGGCGCGATCCAGGTCAATCGCGCCAAGAACACCGTCCCATTGGTCAGTCAAGAGGATGGCCGGGCCCCGGTGACGGTTGCGATGCCGCCGATCGAGATTGAAGAAACACTCGAAGCCAGCGCCGAACAACACACCCCGCTCCTCGCGGCGGTACCCGAACCAAGGATGCTGCCGGGGCTGGGGGCAGAATCCGCCGCTTCTGAGCCGGTGGAGTTGGCTGTCCCGATCAATCTAAACGGCCCAGTCGGCGAGACTGCCCGTGACGACTTTGCAGCGCTGCCGGAACTACCGCCACCGACGGCGTCCGCTCCCGAAAAGTCGTCGCCAGCGATCGTTCCAAACCAAAGCGACTCGGTTGCACGCACGCCAACGTCGACGAGTCCACTGACGGTAAATCCGCGTCGGCCGGCAACATCCACGCCCAACGACGCCGTGATTCCGATGCCGGTGTTTGCCGATCGTCCTCCATCGATCACGGAACTGACTGAGCCCGACCAAACCCCGCTAATCGGATCGCCCGTCGAAGTCGATCCGGCACGAAACTATGAATCTCCGCCGGCCAAAGCGATTTCTGCGAAACAGAAAACGCCGGAGCCGGACTTCGCCTCGCCTGCCGAGTCCGGAAACGTCAACTTGGCATCGATGCACCGTCGTGGTGACAATCGCGGCATGGGGTTCCCGCGGCCGACACCGACGCTGCAGGCAGAATCAACGACTGATGCGGAATCGCTGCCTCAGTTGCCGAAGTCGCCGGCTGCATCCCAAAGCAACCGTCAAACGGTCGTTCGTCCCGAAGCGACCGATTCCTTTGAGCCAAATTCGTTCGAGACGGCAGGCAATCAAATTGTCTTGCGGTTACGACGTGGTCAAGTTCGTTCGATGACCATCGGCGGAACTTTGCGTGGCGTCAACATCGCGGATAAGGAAACATGCCAAGCCTTTGCGGCAGGGGCCAACGAGTTCAAGCTGATCGGGACCGGCCTTGGGACAACTGAGCTGACCGTTTGGGCCGATGTTCGATCGGGAAAGCCGACTCAAAAACAAACATTCCGAATCGTCGTCAGCGAATCCTTGGATGCGACCGGTGACCAAGTCACCGAACGCACCGATTTGTTGAACGATTCAATCCAGCAAGCCTTTCCGACGGCATCGGTCTTGGTCACTCAACGCCAAGGCCAACTGTTTGTCGAAGGTGAATGCCCATCGGAGTCCGTGGCGACGCAAATCATTCGTCTGGTTCGCAAGAGCTGTTTGATTCCGGTGCAAGACAAATTAGTGGTTCGCTAA
- a CDS encoding PGPGW domain-containing protein — MFRYLSDHADLAGWVMFFSFAVFVGGLIVVPWLIVRIPADYFVSPRHRYSNTLWRHPIFRWFGLIAKNLFGSILLILGILMLVLPGQGLLTIAVAILLMDFPGKRKLEQRLIRQRSILRAANWLRRRGGAPPLRVSPQSEIE; from the coding sequence ATGTTTCGCTACCTATCGGACCACGCTGACCTTGCCGGCTGGGTCATGTTTTTTTCGTTTGCCGTCTTTGTCGGTGGACTGATCGTGGTGCCTTGGTTGATCGTCCGAATCCCTGCGGACTATTTCGTCTCACCGCGTCACCGATATTCCAATACCCTTTGGCGACACCCAATCTTTCGGTGGTTTGGCTTGATTGCCAAAAATCTTTTCGGATCAATCCTGTTGATCTTGGGAATCTTGATGCTGGTTCTTCCAGGCCAGGGATTGCTGACCATCGCGGTCGCCATTCTGCTGATGGACTTCCCGGGCAAACGGAAGCTCGAACAACGTCTGATCCGTCAACGCTCGATTTTACGCGCGGCGAATTGGCTACGCAGACGCGGCGGTGCTCCGCCCCTGCGAGTCAGTCCTCAATCCGAAATCGAATAA